The following proteins are co-located in the Phragmites australis chromosome 10, lpPhrAust1.1, whole genome shotgun sequence genome:
- the LOC133883372 gene encoding plasma membrane ATPase 4-like isoform X2, with product MWNPLSWVMEAAAIMAIVLANGGVRATPSSWPPDWQDFVGIVTLLFINSTISFIEENNAGNAAAALMASLAPQTKVLRDGKWSEQDAAILVPGDIISIKLGDIIPADARLLEGDPLKIDQSALTGESLPVNKLPGDSIYSGSTCKQGEIEAVVIATGVHTFFGKAAHLVDSTNNVGHFQKVLTAIGNFCICSIGVGMLIEVIVMYPIQHRQYRDGIDNLLVLLIGGIPIAMPTVLSVTMAIGSHRLSQQGAITKRMTAIEEMAGMDVLCSDKTGTLTLNKLTVDKNMIEPFVKDMDKDTVVLYAARASRTENQDAIDASIVGMLADPKEARAGIQEVHFMPFNPVDKRTAITYIDSDGTWHRISKGAPEQIIDLCRLREDVSRRVHAIIAKFADRGLRSLAVARQRVPECNKDAPGSPWQFLAVLPLFDPPRHDSAETIRRALNLGVNVKMITGDQLAIGKETGRRLGMGTNMYPSSSLLKDGDTGGLPVDELIEKADGFAGVFPEHKYEIVRRLQERKHICGMTGDGVNDAPALKKADIGIAVADATDAARGASDIVLTEPGLSVIISAVLTSRAIFQRMKNYTIYAVSITIRVVLGFLLLALIWRFDFAPFMVLIIAVLNDGTIMTISKDRVKPSPMPDAWRLQEIFATGIVLGTYQALATVLFFWAVRDTAFFTNTFGVHPIGESTEELMAAVYLQVSIISQALIFVTRARSWFFVERPGLLLVAAFLAAQLVATLIAVYAHWPFARIKGIGWGWGAVIWLFSMVTFFPLDVFKFAIRYFLSGKQWNNVFDNKTAFANELDYGKSKREAQWVIAQRSLHGLQQPEASGLFNNENSNDFIELSEIAEQAKRRAEIARLRELHTLKGHVESVVKLKGLDIDTIQHNYTV from the exons ATGTGGAACCCGCTCTCCTGGGTCATGGAGGCTGCCGCCATCATGGCCATCGTCCTCGCCAACGGAGGGGTACGCGCGACGCCTTCGTCGTG GCCGCCGGACTGGCAGGACTTCGTCGGTATCGTCACGCTGCTCTTCATCAACTCCACCATCAGCTTCATCGAGGAGAACAACGCCggcaacgccgccgccgccctcatGGCCAGCCTCGCCCCCCAGACCAAG GTGCTGAGGGACGGCAAGTGGTCGGAGCAGGACGCGGCTATCCTGGTGCCGGGCGACATCATCAGCATCAAGCTGGGCGACATCATCCCGGCGGACGCGCGGCTACTGGAGGGTGATCCGCTCAAGATCGACCAGTCGGCGCTCACTGGCGAGTCACTCCCCGTCAACAAGCTTCCCGGCGACAGTATCTACTCCGGCTCTACGTGCAAGCAAGGCGAAATCGAGGCCGTCGTCATCGCCACCGGCGTCCACACCTTCTTCGGCAAGGCCGCCCACCTCGTCGATAGCACCAACAATGTCGGCCACTTCCAGAAG GTGCTCACCGCGATCGGCAACTTCTGCATCTGCTCCATAGGCGTTGGAATGCTGATCGAGGTCATCGTCATGTACCCAATCCAGCACCGGCAGTACCGCGACGGCATCGACAATCTGCTCGTGCTGCTCATCGGCGGGATACCCATCGCCATGCCCACCGTGCTGTCGGTGACCATGGCGATCGGGTCGCACCGGCTGTCGCAGCAGGGCGCCATCACCAAGCGGATGACGGCCATCGAGGAGATGGCCGGCATGGACGTGCTCTGCAGCGACAAGACCGGCACGCTCACCCTCAACAAGCTCACTGTCGACAAGAACATGATCGAG CCGTTTGTGAAGGACATGGACAAGGATACGGTAGTCCTGTACGCCGCACGAGCATCGAGGACCGAAAACCAGGACGCCATCGACGCGTCGATCGTGGGAATGCTCGCTGACCCCAAGGAA GCCCGTGCCGGCATCCAAGAGGTGCACTTCATGCCGTTCAACCCCGTCGACAAGCGCACCGCCATCACCTACATCGACTCCGACGGGACATGGCACCGCATCAGCAAAGGCGCGCCGGAGCAG ATCATCGACCTGTGCCGTCTCCGGGAGGACGTGAGCCGGCGGGTGCACGCCATCATCGCCAAGTTCGCGGACCGCGGGCTGCGGTCGCTGGCGGTGGCGCGCCAGAGGGTCCCCGAGTGTAACAAGGACGCGCCCGGCAGTCCGTGGCAGTTCCTGGCCGTGCTCCCGCTGTTCGACCCGCCCAGGCACGACAGCGCGGAGACGATCCGACGCGCGCTCAATCTCGGCGTGAACGTCAAGATGATCACCGGCGACCAGCTGGCCATAGGCAAGGAGACCGGGCGCAGGCTCGGCATGGGCACGAACATGTACCCGTCCAGCTCCCTGCTCAAGGACGGCGACACGGGCGGACTCCCAGTGGACGAGCTGATCGAGAAGGCGGACGGGTTCGCTGGCGTGTTCCCTGAGCACAAGTACGAGATCGTGCGGCGGCTGCAGGAGAGGAAGCACATCTGCGGGATGACGGGCGACGGCGTGAACGACGCACCGGCGCTGAAGAAGGCGGACATCGGGATCGCGGTGGCGGACGCGACGGACGCGGCCCGGGGCGCGTCGGACATCGTGCTGACGGAGCCGGGTCTGAGCGTGATCATCAGCGCGGTGCTGACGAGCCGCGCCATCTTCCAGCGGATGAAGAACTACACCATCTACGCGGTGTCCATCACCATCCGTGTGGTGCTCGGCTTCCTCCTCCTGGCACTCATCTGGCGGTTCGACTTCGCGCCCTTCATGGTGCTCATCATCGCCGTGCTCAACGACGGAACCATCATGACCATCTCCAAGGACCGCGTCAAGCCGTCCCCCATGCCCGACGCCTGGCGCCTCCAGGAGATCTTCGCCACCGGCATCGTCCTCGGCACCTACCAAGCCCTCGCCACCGTCCTCTTCTTCTGGGCCGTCCGCGACACCGCCTTCTTCACG aaCACGTTCGGGGTGCACCCGATCGGGGAGAGCACGGAGGAGCTGATGGCGGCGGTGTACCTCCAGGTGAGCATCATCAGCCAGGCGCTCATCTTCGTGACGCGCGCGCGGAGCTGGTTCTTCGTGGAGCGCCCGGGCCTGCTGCTCGTGGCCGCCTTCCTCGCCGCGCAGCTGGTGGCCACGCTCATCGCCGTGTACGCGCACTGGCCGTTCGCGCGGATCAAGGGCATCGGCTGGGGCTGGGGCGCCGTGATCTGGCTCTTCAGCATGGTCACCTTCTTCCCGCTCGACGTGTTCAAGTTCGCCATCCGCTACTTCCTCAGCGGCAAGCAGTGGAACAACGTGTTCGACAACAAGACGGCGTTTGCCAACGAGCTGGACTACGGGAAGAGCAAGCGGGAGGCGCAGTGGGTGATCGCGCAGCGGTCCCTGCACGGCCTGCAGCAGCCGGAGGCCTCGGGCCTCTTCAACAACGAGAACAGCAACGACTTCATCGAGCTCTCCGAGATCGCCGAGCAGGCCAAGCGACGCGCCGAGATCGCAAG GCTAAGGGAGCTGCACACGCTGAAAGGGCACGTGGAATCGGTGGTGAAGCTCAAGGGGCTGGACATCGACACCATCCAACACAACTACACCGTCTGA
- the LOC133883372 gene encoding plasma membrane ATPase 4-like isoform X1 gives MAASLEDLKNENVDLESIPIQEVFAVLKSSPQGLTSSDGVGRLQIFGPNKLEEKKESKLLKFLGFMWNPLSWVMEAAAIMAIVLANGGGRPPDWQDFVGIVTLLFINSTISFIEENNAGNAAAALMASLAPQTKVLRDGKWSEQDAAILVPGDIISIKLGDIIPADARLLEGDPLKIDQSALTGESLPVNKLPGDSIYSGSTCKQGEIEAVVIATGVHTFFGKAAHLVDSTNNVGHFQKVLTAIGNFCICSIGVGMLIEVIVMYPIQHRQYRDGIDNLLVLLIGGIPIAMPTVLSVTMAIGSHRLSQQGAITKRMTAIEEMAGMDVLCSDKTGTLTLNKLTVDKNMIEPFVKDMDKDTVVLYAARASRTENQDAIDASIVGMLADPKEARAGIQEVHFMPFNPVDKRTAITYIDSDGTWHRISKGAPEQIIDLCRLREDVSRRVHAIIAKFADRGLRSLAVARQRVPECNKDAPGSPWQFLAVLPLFDPPRHDSAETIRRALNLGVNVKMITGDQLAIGKETGRRLGMGTNMYPSSSLLKDGDTGGLPVDELIEKADGFAGVFPEHKYEIVRRLQERKHICGMTGDGVNDAPALKKADIGIAVADATDAARGASDIVLTEPGLSVIISAVLTSRAIFQRMKNYTIYAVSITIRVVLGFLLLALIWRFDFAPFMVLIIAVLNDGTIMTISKDRVKPSPMPDAWRLQEIFATGIVLGTYQALATVLFFWAVRDTAFFTNTFGVHPIGESTEELMAAVYLQVSIISQALIFVTRARSWFFVERPGLLLVAAFLAAQLVATLIAVYAHWPFARIKGIGWGWGAVIWLFSMVTFFPLDVFKFAIRYFLSGKQWNNVFDNKTAFANELDYGKSKREAQWVIAQRSLHGLQQPEASGLFNNENSNDFIELSEIAEQAKRRAEIARLRELHTLKGHVESVVKLKGLDIDTIQHNYTV, from the exons ATGGCGGCCTCGCTCGAGGACCTCAAGAACGAGAACGTCGACCTC GAGAGCATCCCGATCCAGGAGGTGTTCGCCGTGCTCAAGAGCTCGCCGCAGGGGCTCACCTCCTCCGATGGCGTCGGCCGGCTCCAGATCTTCGGCCCCAACAAGCTCGAGGAGAAGAAG GAGAGCAAGCTGCTCAAGTTCCTGGGATTCATGTGGAACCCGCTCTCCTGGGTCATGGAGGCTGCCGCCATCATGGCCATCGTCCTCGCCAACGGAGGG GGGAGGCCGCCGGACTGGCAGGACTTCGTCGGTATCGTCACGCTGCTCTTCATCAACTCCACCATCAGCTTCATCGAGGAGAACAACGCCggcaacgccgccgccgccctcatGGCCAGCCTCGCCCCCCAGACCAAG GTGCTGAGGGACGGCAAGTGGTCGGAGCAGGACGCGGCTATCCTGGTGCCGGGCGACATCATCAGCATCAAGCTGGGCGACATCATCCCGGCGGACGCGCGGCTACTGGAGGGTGATCCGCTCAAGATCGACCAGTCGGCGCTCACTGGCGAGTCACTCCCCGTCAACAAGCTTCCCGGCGACAGTATCTACTCCGGCTCTACGTGCAAGCAAGGCGAAATCGAGGCCGTCGTCATCGCCACCGGCGTCCACACCTTCTTCGGCAAGGCCGCCCACCTCGTCGATAGCACCAACAATGTCGGCCACTTCCAGAAG GTGCTCACCGCGATCGGCAACTTCTGCATCTGCTCCATAGGCGTTGGAATGCTGATCGAGGTCATCGTCATGTACCCAATCCAGCACCGGCAGTACCGCGACGGCATCGACAATCTGCTCGTGCTGCTCATCGGCGGGATACCCATCGCCATGCCCACCGTGCTGTCGGTGACCATGGCGATCGGGTCGCACCGGCTGTCGCAGCAGGGCGCCATCACCAAGCGGATGACGGCCATCGAGGAGATGGCCGGCATGGACGTGCTCTGCAGCGACAAGACCGGCACGCTCACCCTCAACAAGCTCACTGTCGACAAGAACATGATCGAG CCGTTTGTGAAGGACATGGACAAGGATACGGTAGTCCTGTACGCCGCACGAGCATCGAGGACCGAAAACCAGGACGCCATCGACGCGTCGATCGTGGGAATGCTCGCTGACCCCAAGGAA GCCCGTGCCGGCATCCAAGAGGTGCACTTCATGCCGTTCAACCCCGTCGACAAGCGCACCGCCATCACCTACATCGACTCCGACGGGACATGGCACCGCATCAGCAAAGGCGCGCCGGAGCAG ATCATCGACCTGTGCCGTCTCCGGGAGGACGTGAGCCGGCGGGTGCACGCCATCATCGCCAAGTTCGCGGACCGCGGGCTGCGGTCGCTGGCGGTGGCGCGCCAGAGGGTCCCCGAGTGTAACAAGGACGCGCCCGGCAGTCCGTGGCAGTTCCTGGCCGTGCTCCCGCTGTTCGACCCGCCCAGGCACGACAGCGCGGAGACGATCCGACGCGCGCTCAATCTCGGCGTGAACGTCAAGATGATCACCGGCGACCAGCTGGCCATAGGCAAGGAGACCGGGCGCAGGCTCGGCATGGGCACGAACATGTACCCGTCCAGCTCCCTGCTCAAGGACGGCGACACGGGCGGACTCCCAGTGGACGAGCTGATCGAGAAGGCGGACGGGTTCGCTGGCGTGTTCCCTGAGCACAAGTACGAGATCGTGCGGCGGCTGCAGGAGAGGAAGCACATCTGCGGGATGACGGGCGACGGCGTGAACGACGCACCGGCGCTGAAGAAGGCGGACATCGGGATCGCGGTGGCGGACGCGACGGACGCGGCCCGGGGCGCGTCGGACATCGTGCTGACGGAGCCGGGTCTGAGCGTGATCATCAGCGCGGTGCTGACGAGCCGCGCCATCTTCCAGCGGATGAAGAACTACACCATCTACGCGGTGTCCATCACCATCCGTGTGGTGCTCGGCTTCCTCCTCCTGGCACTCATCTGGCGGTTCGACTTCGCGCCCTTCATGGTGCTCATCATCGCCGTGCTCAACGACGGAACCATCATGACCATCTCCAAGGACCGCGTCAAGCCGTCCCCCATGCCCGACGCCTGGCGCCTCCAGGAGATCTTCGCCACCGGCATCGTCCTCGGCACCTACCAAGCCCTCGCCACCGTCCTCTTCTTCTGGGCCGTCCGCGACACCGCCTTCTTCACG aaCACGTTCGGGGTGCACCCGATCGGGGAGAGCACGGAGGAGCTGATGGCGGCGGTGTACCTCCAGGTGAGCATCATCAGCCAGGCGCTCATCTTCGTGACGCGCGCGCGGAGCTGGTTCTTCGTGGAGCGCCCGGGCCTGCTGCTCGTGGCCGCCTTCCTCGCCGCGCAGCTGGTGGCCACGCTCATCGCCGTGTACGCGCACTGGCCGTTCGCGCGGATCAAGGGCATCGGCTGGGGCTGGGGCGCCGTGATCTGGCTCTTCAGCATGGTCACCTTCTTCCCGCTCGACGTGTTCAAGTTCGCCATCCGCTACTTCCTCAGCGGCAAGCAGTGGAACAACGTGTTCGACAACAAGACGGCGTTTGCCAACGAGCTGGACTACGGGAAGAGCAAGCGGGAGGCGCAGTGGGTGATCGCGCAGCGGTCCCTGCACGGCCTGCAGCAGCCGGAGGCCTCGGGCCTCTTCAACAACGAGAACAGCAACGACTTCATCGAGCTCTCCGAGATCGCCGAGCAGGCCAAGCGACGCGCCGAGATCGCAAG GCTAAGGGAGCTGCACACGCTGAAAGGGCACGTGGAATCGGTGGTGAAGCTCAAGGGGCTGGACATCGACACCATCCAACACAACTACACCGTCTGA
- the LOC133883576 gene encoding large ribosomal subunit protein bL35c-like encodes MALSLSLARLSLPRSAPLAAAPAPAAGAKNHPASSSLAFPVKSFFGAPLAATAVSIASPLARKPATSGSTSLEVVAAGKKGYKMKTHKASAKRFRVTGRGKIVRRCAGKQHLLGKKNTKRRKRLSKMVQVNKSDYDNVTGALPYLKVNRKAD; translated from the exons ATGGCGCTGTCCCTCTCCCTCGCGCGCCTCTCGCTCCCGCGCTCCGCGCCCCTCGCCgctgcccccgcccccgccgcgggCGCCAAGAACCACCCCGCTTCCAGCAGCCTCGCTTTCCCAGTCAAGTCCTTCTTCGGCGCGCCGCTGGCGGCCACCGCGGTCTCCATCGCGTCGCCGCTCGCGCGCAAGCCGGCCACCTCCGGCTCCACCTCGCTCGAGGTCGTCGCGGCGGGGAAGAAGGGGTACAAGATGAAGACGCACAAG GCCTCGGCGAAGCGGTTCCGGGTGACGGGGAGGGGCAAGATCGTGCGGCGCTGCGCTGGGAAGCAGCATCTGCTCGGGAAGAAGAACACCAAGCGCAGGAAGAGGCTCTCCAAGATG GTTCAAGTTAACAAGAGTGACTACGACAACGTGACGGGTGCACTGCCCTACCTCAAAGTAAACAGGAAAGCAGACTGA
- the LOC133883372 gene encoding plasma membrane ATPase 4-like isoform X3: MWNPLSWVMEAAAIMAIVLANGGVRATPSPPDWQDFVGIVTLLFINSTISFIEENNAGNAAAALMASLAPQTKVLRDGKWSEQDAAILVPGDIISIKLGDIIPADARLLEGDPLKIDQSALTGESLPVNKLPGDSIYSGSTCKQGEIEAVVIATGVHTFFGKAAHLVDSTNNVGHFQKVLTAIGNFCICSIGVGMLIEVIVMYPIQHRQYRDGIDNLLVLLIGGIPIAMPTVLSVTMAIGSHRLSQQGAITKRMTAIEEMAGMDVLCSDKTGTLTLNKLTVDKNMIEPFVKDMDKDTVVLYAARASRTENQDAIDASIVGMLADPKEARAGIQEVHFMPFNPVDKRTAITYIDSDGTWHRISKGAPEQIIDLCRLREDVSRRVHAIIAKFADRGLRSLAVARQRVPECNKDAPGSPWQFLAVLPLFDPPRHDSAETIRRALNLGVNVKMITGDQLAIGKETGRRLGMGTNMYPSSSLLKDGDTGGLPVDELIEKADGFAGVFPEHKYEIVRRLQERKHICGMTGDGVNDAPALKKADIGIAVADATDAARGASDIVLTEPGLSVIISAVLTSRAIFQRMKNYTIYAVSITIRVVLGFLLLALIWRFDFAPFMVLIIAVLNDGTIMTISKDRVKPSPMPDAWRLQEIFATGIVLGTYQALATVLFFWAVRDTAFFTNTFGVHPIGESTEELMAAVYLQVSIISQALIFVTRARSWFFVERPGLLLVAAFLAAQLVATLIAVYAHWPFARIKGIGWGWGAVIWLFSMVTFFPLDVFKFAIRYFLSGKQWNNVFDNKTAFANELDYGKSKREAQWVIAQRSLHGLQQPEASGLFNNENSNDFIELSEIAEQAKRRAEIARLRELHTLKGHVESVVKLKGLDIDTIQHNYTV, translated from the exons ATGTGGAACCCGCTCTCCTGGGTCATGGAGGCTGCCGCCATCATGGCCATCGTCCTCGCCAACGGAGGGGTACGCGCGACGCCTTC GCCGCCGGACTGGCAGGACTTCGTCGGTATCGTCACGCTGCTCTTCATCAACTCCACCATCAGCTTCATCGAGGAGAACAACGCCggcaacgccgccgccgccctcatGGCCAGCCTCGCCCCCCAGACCAAG GTGCTGAGGGACGGCAAGTGGTCGGAGCAGGACGCGGCTATCCTGGTGCCGGGCGACATCATCAGCATCAAGCTGGGCGACATCATCCCGGCGGACGCGCGGCTACTGGAGGGTGATCCGCTCAAGATCGACCAGTCGGCGCTCACTGGCGAGTCACTCCCCGTCAACAAGCTTCCCGGCGACAGTATCTACTCCGGCTCTACGTGCAAGCAAGGCGAAATCGAGGCCGTCGTCATCGCCACCGGCGTCCACACCTTCTTCGGCAAGGCCGCCCACCTCGTCGATAGCACCAACAATGTCGGCCACTTCCAGAAG GTGCTCACCGCGATCGGCAACTTCTGCATCTGCTCCATAGGCGTTGGAATGCTGATCGAGGTCATCGTCATGTACCCAATCCAGCACCGGCAGTACCGCGACGGCATCGACAATCTGCTCGTGCTGCTCATCGGCGGGATACCCATCGCCATGCCCACCGTGCTGTCGGTGACCATGGCGATCGGGTCGCACCGGCTGTCGCAGCAGGGCGCCATCACCAAGCGGATGACGGCCATCGAGGAGATGGCCGGCATGGACGTGCTCTGCAGCGACAAGACCGGCACGCTCACCCTCAACAAGCTCACTGTCGACAAGAACATGATCGAG CCGTTTGTGAAGGACATGGACAAGGATACGGTAGTCCTGTACGCCGCACGAGCATCGAGGACCGAAAACCAGGACGCCATCGACGCGTCGATCGTGGGAATGCTCGCTGACCCCAAGGAA GCCCGTGCCGGCATCCAAGAGGTGCACTTCATGCCGTTCAACCCCGTCGACAAGCGCACCGCCATCACCTACATCGACTCCGACGGGACATGGCACCGCATCAGCAAAGGCGCGCCGGAGCAG ATCATCGACCTGTGCCGTCTCCGGGAGGACGTGAGCCGGCGGGTGCACGCCATCATCGCCAAGTTCGCGGACCGCGGGCTGCGGTCGCTGGCGGTGGCGCGCCAGAGGGTCCCCGAGTGTAACAAGGACGCGCCCGGCAGTCCGTGGCAGTTCCTGGCCGTGCTCCCGCTGTTCGACCCGCCCAGGCACGACAGCGCGGAGACGATCCGACGCGCGCTCAATCTCGGCGTGAACGTCAAGATGATCACCGGCGACCAGCTGGCCATAGGCAAGGAGACCGGGCGCAGGCTCGGCATGGGCACGAACATGTACCCGTCCAGCTCCCTGCTCAAGGACGGCGACACGGGCGGACTCCCAGTGGACGAGCTGATCGAGAAGGCGGACGGGTTCGCTGGCGTGTTCCCTGAGCACAAGTACGAGATCGTGCGGCGGCTGCAGGAGAGGAAGCACATCTGCGGGATGACGGGCGACGGCGTGAACGACGCACCGGCGCTGAAGAAGGCGGACATCGGGATCGCGGTGGCGGACGCGACGGACGCGGCCCGGGGCGCGTCGGACATCGTGCTGACGGAGCCGGGTCTGAGCGTGATCATCAGCGCGGTGCTGACGAGCCGCGCCATCTTCCAGCGGATGAAGAACTACACCATCTACGCGGTGTCCATCACCATCCGTGTGGTGCTCGGCTTCCTCCTCCTGGCACTCATCTGGCGGTTCGACTTCGCGCCCTTCATGGTGCTCATCATCGCCGTGCTCAACGACGGAACCATCATGACCATCTCCAAGGACCGCGTCAAGCCGTCCCCCATGCCCGACGCCTGGCGCCTCCAGGAGATCTTCGCCACCGGCATCGTCCTCGGCACCTACCAAGCCCTCGCCACCGTCCTCTTCTTCTGGGCCGTCCGCGACACCGCCTTCTTCACG aaCACGTTCGGGGTGCACCCGATCGGGGAGAGCACGGAGGAGCTGATGGCGGCGGTGTACCTCCAGGTGAGCATCATCAGCCAGGCGCTCATCTTCGTGACGCGCGCGCGGAGCTGGTTCTTCGTGGAGCGCCCGGGCCTGCTGCTCGTGGCCGCCTTCCTCGCCGCGCAGCTGGTGGCCACGCTCATCGCCGTGTACGCGCACTGGCCGTTCGCGCGGATCAAGGGCATCGGCTGGGGCTGGGGCGCCGTGATCTGGCTCTTCAGCATGGTCACCTTCTTCCCGCTCGACGTGTTCAAGTTCGCCATCCGCTACTTCCTCAGCGGCAAGCAGTGGAACAACGTGTTCGACAACAAGACGGCGTTTGCCAACGAGCTGGACTACGGGAAGAGCAAGCGGGAGGCGCAGTGGGTGATCGCGCAGCGGTCCCTGCACGGCCTGCAGCAGCCGGAGGCCTCGGGCCTCTTCAACAACGAGAACAGCAACGACTTCATCGAGCTCTCCGAGATCGCCGAGCAGGCCAAGCGACGCGCCGAGATCGCAAG GCTAAGGGAGCTGCACACGCTGAAAGGGCACGTGGAATCGGTGGTGAAGCTCAAGGGGCTGGACATCGACACCATCCAACACAACTACACCGTCTGA